The following are from one region of the Gloeomargarita lithophora Alchichica-D10 genome:
- the murA gene encoding UDP-N-acetylglucosamine 1-carboxyvinyltransferase: MTTQVGELLTTDSVLRIRGGVLLRGEVGVNGAKNSALAIMAGALLCSQECRIRNVPNLVDVHRMGQVLTALGVKVRYDRGALELDVTHLHRSLAPYEIVSQLRASFFVIGPLLARLGVARVPMPGGCAIGARPVELHVRGLQALGAVVQIEHGMVHAYARKLKGANIYLDYPSVGATETLMMAATLAEGETVIENAAQEPEVVDLANFCRSMGAKIRGAGTKTITVVGVPRLHTTEYSIIPDRIEAGTFMVAAAITRSDVLITPVIPEHLTPVIAKLNEIGFQATVEAPNGVRVQPGAGVYQGTDIETLPFPGFPTDMQAQFMALLTLSEGSSVVTETVFENRLRHVAELQRLGANIRVKGNHAVIQGVPFLSGAPVTATDLRASAALVLAGLAAQGETVISGLHHLDRGYERLEEKLRSLGADLVRVAA; the protein is encoded by the coding sequence ATGACCACCCAAGTTGGGGAATTATTAACAACGGATTCGGTACTGCGTATTCGTGGTGGCGTTCTATTGCGGGGGGAAGTGGGGGTGAATGGAGCCAAAAATTCCGCCCTGGCGATTATGGCGGGGGCTTTGTTGTGTTCCCAGGAATGTCGGATTCGCAATGTACCCAATCTCGTGGATGTGCATCGCATGGGACAGGTGTTGACGGCTCTGGGGGTGAAGGTGCGTTACGACCGGGGGGCTTTGGAATTGGATGTCACCCATCTGCACCGTTCCCTGGCACCCTACGAGATTGTCAGCCAACTGCGGGCGAGTTTTTTTGTGATTGGGCCGTTGTTGGCTCGCTTGGGGGTGGCGCGGGTGCCGATGCCGGGGGGCTGTGCCATTGGTGCCCGGCCGGTGGAGCTTCATGTGCGGGGTTTGCAGGCGTTGGGGGCGGTCGTGCAGATCGAGCATGGCATGGTACACGCCTACGCCCGCAAGTTGAAAGGAGCGAATATCTATCTGGACTATCCCAGTGTGGGGGCGACGGAAACCCTGATGATGGCCGCCACCTTGGCCGAGGGGGAAACGGTGATTGAAAATGCCGCCCAGGAACCCGAGGTGGTGGATTTGGCGAACTTTTGCCGCAGTATGGGGGCGAAAATCCGGGGGGCAGGCACCAAAACCATTACCGTGGTGGGGGTTCCCCGTCTGCATACTACGGAGTACAGCATTATCCCCGACCGGATTGAGGCGGGGACGTTTATGGTGGCGGCGGCGATTACCCGTTCCGATGTGTTGATTACGCCGGTGATTCCTGAGCATCTGACCCCGGTGATCGCCAAACTGAACGAAATTGGCTTTCAGGCGACGGTGGAAGCCCCGAATGGGGTGCGGGTGCAACCGGGGGCGGGGGTTTATCAGGGGACGGATATTGAAACCTTGCCCTTTCCGGGCTTTCCCACGGATATGCAGGCGCAGTTTATGGCTCTGTTGACCCTGAGCGAGGGGAGCAGTGTGGTGACGGAAACCGTGTTTGAAAATCGCCTGCGTCATGTGGCGGAACTCCAACGCCTGGGGGCGAATATCCGGGTGAAGGGGAACCATGCGGTGATCCAAGGGGTGCCCTTTTTATCGGGGGCACCGGTGACAGCTACGGATTTACGGGCATCGGCGGCCTTGGTGTTGGCCGGGTTGGCGGCGCAGGGGGAAACGGTGATCAGTGGTCTGCACCACCTGGACCGGGGCTATGAGCGGCTGGAGGAAAAACTGCGGAGTCTGGGGGCGGATTTGGTGCGGGTGGCGGCCTAA